TCATTTATGCAAGTGCATTTTTAATATAAACAGATAtcatttaacaaaataataaattaaacatcactacattacattatattaaattagtatatttatcatatatttgaggttaataataataataataatagatatggtgaattaaaaaactttaaattgGAGGACGTACTTATCCTAAAAAATAGAAAGCAGTCCATAACAGAACAGGAGAAACAGCCAGAAAAGCAGAAACTAGTACTGCTGATGCTGCAACTAGAATAGGCAACAGAGAACGTAAAGCACTGCTGTGGATCCACGTGCAACCCCATCTGGCATCTGCGATATCTTCTCAAACTCAACCTCAGAATCTAATCCGAAATCCCAACGTAATCATCCATTTCCCGTTTCCTTTCAACCCTTTCTTCCcactctttaaaaaaaaaaaaaatgaatgagaAGAAAATGCTtgcaatgaaaatttatttatttatttaaaaaatgagaATGAAGAGACTTGAAATCTCCACCACCTTTGTTCTTGTTTAGCAAGTGAAACTGTCTCTCTCGGCGGAATTTCTGAAGCTTCTCTATCTTTAACAAATCAGTAAATAAAATCACAACCCAAAGCAGGCGGCCAACTGCCAGACAAGGAAGGGCAATTTCTCTGAAGCGCAACCCAACAGTGAGTCACCGACTTCGAAACGATTTCGTTTCGATTATCTTCTAACGAtgcctttttggtcttttggattttttttttcttcttaccTATTTTGACTTTTTTAAGTCTTATGAATTTTCAAGACAGGTGAAAAATGCAGGCATCCGTGTATTCAGTTAAAGGCATCACCACCGGCATAAGCGTCGGTTCTCAGCCTCGTAATCGGAGGAGACTGCTTGCCGCCGGTGGCCTTTCTGGTGGTTTTAGGAAGAGTAGTTCTTTATCGGTATCAGTGTCGTCCTTTAATTATAGCAGTTGCATGAGGAGCAGGATTACTTTCTGTGGATTGCGTCCAGCTGAAACGGTCTCCATGGGAACCGAGCTCGTGCGTACTGCCTTTTCTAGGTCCCGTCTGGTCAAGGCTCTTTCATCCGGTTCGTTTCTCTTGAACTTGATTCAGTGCTTCGATCAATTCTAGTAGGTTCTGGAATTTGAAATTTTCGAATAGTGATCTTGCATCTCGCGTTTGATTCTTGATTCCAGAGGGAGATATTGAAGAAGCTGCTCCTATCCATCCTCAGAGAAAATCTACTGGAACTGTTTTGCCGTTCGTTGGTATTGCTTGTTTGGGAGCAATTTTGTTTGGTTACCATCTTGCGTATGTCTAAATCTAAATCTGAATTAGTCTTCGCTTTGTTCAGCATTGGTCAATTCAAATATTTGATTCTAGATTTTTGTGCAAGTGAGATGAATTCATTATTAGCTTTCTGGCACGcctatttttattgttctgcctTACTTTTTCCAAGTATGAGGCTCATTGTACTGTTCTCTTACTCTTTGTTGATTCAGGGTGGTGAATGGTGCTCTTGAGTATCTCGCCAAGGATCTCGGAATTGCTGAAAACACTGTTCTACAAGGCAAGATGAAGTTAATTGTGATTCAAAATATTTCTTCATATCTAGTACTGGTAGTATGTGCTTATTGTTCCATTAAAACTTATGAGGTAGATAATGCATTAGCAAAAGCAGGATGCTTGTTTTTTAACAACAGAAAAAGGAAATCTGTGAATTGATAAATTCAGCCTTGTCTATTACTATTTGGGGGTGGGGGTGGGGGTGGGGGTGAGTAACTTAGTATTGGTTCATATCATTACTATATACTTGCATGATTGTAAATCATGGTTGTTCCTTTCTTCTTATTCTCTCCTACTGGTTTTTCACCTTCCACTGTTTTAAATATCATTTGCCTGCAACATTGAGCAGGATGGATAGTTAGCACACTGCTCGCTGGTGCCACTGTTGGTTCATTTACTGGAGGTGCATTGGCGGACAAGCTTGGCAGAACAAGAACTTTTCAACTAGATGCAATCCCTCTCATAATTGGAGCATTTCTTTGGTCTGTCCGTTTTCAGGCTTTGAGCTGTCGCCTTAAGTAATTgtgctaaaattattttttcacgtTGTCTTAAATGTTCTCAGTACTACAGCACAGAGTGTACAGACTATGATAATCGGTCGTCTACTTGCTGGTGTTGGAATTGGTATATCTTCTGCCATTGTGCCTCTTTACATATCAGAGGTAATTCATCCCAATTTCGAGGTTTCTCTTGACTCCGGATAATTTTGCGAGAGCTGATGTCCTAACACTTAATTGTTTTGATCAGATTTCACCAACTGAAATTCGTGGTGCTCTGGGGTCTGTAAACCAACTTTTCATATGTATCGGGATTCTGTTGGCATTGGTGGCTGGACTACCATTAGCAGGAAACCCTTTATGGTAtttctatttttcatttattgttTTGGTTGCATGCTCCATTTTACAATGAATCAACATGAAAAAGAATATATAAGCATGCTAAACTAGCATACTGTCTCTTTGTAATGCAGCGGTTAACATCAGAAAAAACGTTGCTTCCAAATGCCACTGTCAAACATACTAGAAAGTTGGTGGCATGCATTAGAGACTACTGAAATGGGCTTGAAAGATAAGCAATGAATCTGGATAGATTGTTGTTGTAAAAACAGATCAGTAGAGTGTTTCTAGACCGTATGATAAAAATTCactttcttattttaatttcttttgctTCAAGGTACttgttgagttgaaatgacaTTATTAACTTATGAGGCTGGATCCAAATAGTAAAGAAGAAATAGGTCTGTCGAACATTGTTTATTTGTCAAGAAGTGGATGGCTCTTTAAATTGATGAGGGCTGGTCTCATAGAGACTTTAGGTCGAATATGGTTGGAGATTCTTggtaaaatttcatttacttaaTAGGATAAGCGTAGCGCATTTGTATGAGGCCATATGcaactctttttttttactattatcaTAAGTTGCCCCCTTCCATTTTGGTGGAGCAAGGATTTTTGGAAAGTTTGATCACTCATGTGCAGCTGTAGGAATGGAAATATTTGCAATTAGGAGTACTGCCCTGTGTGTGGATCCATTGAATTAGGAACTTCAAACTTGTTAAGATTGGcaagtttaaatatttatgaattatgcttttttttttataccttCTGGTTTTCTTTTGCCACAATTACTTTGTTTAAATTAAAGTCCACGTTACCTTTGTCAATAGCTACTCTTAGATGATAGAAACAGTTTCAATCTTTTGGATGGAAGAATAAAGTGAAAGCAAAGTGTTAAGCAATCAATCATATAATGCACCTTTATTTTTAGATTATCATGTGAATGCAGTTAATTTTAAGTAGTTCTTCTAGTAATTCCCACTTGAATGTTCAATTTATTGCTCAGACATTATTTAACTTCATAAGTTTTTTGGTAGAGGCTTATGTGGAAGTGTTTTAGTTAGTTTTTTTTTGCTATCACATAGCAAATTCAAATACAATGGCAGAGCTGGTAATAATTTGCATGGCccgataatattatttaataataagctTGTCTCATAACATCCAGAATTCAGATAAACTTTACATTGGAAACTCAGTACAGCTTAGTTTGAAATCGACCTTCTTTTATGATTCTCATGTGTTTTTTTGCTTGGACTTCACACATTAATCAAGTTGCTTGTGCGCAATTATTAATGAAGTTAATTGAGTAGTGGCCAGTTATGGTTTGATTTTGTATTATTCTCATTCTTGTATAACTTCCTAATTATGGTCTGTCTTAGACATTGTATTTCTTGGATCACCTTTTGCTTTATCGTATTtagttctttttattttctgttagGTGGAGAACAATGTTTGGCATTGCCGCTGTTCCTTCTATTCTATTGGCTCTGGGAAtggcattttctccagaaagtCCTAGATGGCTTTTTCAGGTTATTCTGTGGAATTTAATCCCCTGATAGAATCTTTGAATGTTATTCTTTGTTTCATTGTAATTACATATGGATTTCATTGATAAACTGTTACTGATCAAATATATTGTCTTGCAGCAAGGAAAGATTTCTGAAGCGGAAAAGTCCATAAGGACACTCTATGGAAAAGAAAGAGTTGCAGAGGTTATGCAAGATTTAGCAGTTGGAGGTCAAGGCTCTGCAGAGCCAGAAGCTGGATGGTTTGATCTGTTTAGCAGCCGCTATTGGAAAGGTACCTGTAAAAATAATGCAAGCTTCTGTTATTCAAGTGGAACTATTGGTTTTTTGTTGTTGGACTTGGAATATTTTAGAGCATTGTAAAGGAATATGTTCTATTGGATGAAATTATTTAGGGCCAAAATTTTGTGAACATATTCTTAGGCACGATCTGTATATTAATTAGCTATTGATGCATCAATTAAAACCACTGTTGCTGAACTTCATACAAGGAAGAAGGCGTGTGGCTTCTGTTGAGATTGTCATTACCTGCTTGAAACCAGTGGTGCTGATACAGTCAATAATAACTTATGACTCATTAGAACATAGTGCTTTCCCAAGAAAATACCTAACAGTAATATGTATATAAATGGATCCTAAGATGATATTCTTGTGCCTCAGTTTTGGTGCAGCCTTTTGCTTATCGTActatatttgtaatttatatGTCTGATGCATGATGTTAATTTTCTCCTTGACTTGTTTGCTGTGATGCAGTTGTGAGTGTTGGTGTAGCACTTTTCTTTTTCCAGCAGATGGCTGGGATAAATGCTGTGGTTTATTATTCTACTGCTGTGTTCCGCAGTGTTGGAATTGCATCTGATGTCGCAGCAAGTGCTCTTGTTGGGGCATCAAATGTCTTtggtaatatatattttttgtctgTTTGATATCtagtaaataatatatatatatatttttttgtattcGATGTTTAACATCGCTTGATTCTTCTAGGCACAACTGTGGCTTCATCTTTAATGGACAGACAGGGAAGAAAAAGTCTTCTAATAACAAGCTTTTTCGGAATGGTATGCAATATTATATCTGGAGTAGTTGAATTTCCGGTGAAATATTTTCTCCTGTCAATTACATACTTGAAGCTTTTGAAACTATCCTCTGCTGTTACATTTTGGCCTTACAGTACtgtgtattatttttttttccctctacCTTTGTTGCTGAAAACTATTTGAAAGTTTCTTTTTAATGTATGCTTGCTAGTCCAATtccaaatataatttattttatcaacaaaatagtaAGCATCTTCGGATTTTGTATTAATGAATTGAAAAAGTAAAAACTATTTATGGAGGAGCTCATATCCTTGTGTAAATGAAGATATGCTTTTTTTAATAGTTTATTCTAAATgacataataaaatataaatagctTTCAATTAGGTGACAAACTAGCTATATGTTTAGTCTTTATATGTATTCAGTAAATTTTGTTTAGCTGATTTAACATATGTCTGGATGTGTTATGCATTCAGTAAATTTGGTTGAACTGATTTAACTAATGTCTGGATGGGCAATTTTGTGTGCGAAAATATCCTCTGCTTGTCCAAAGGATGATTTTACCTGATATTCTGAATTTATTCTAGGATGCCAGAGAGGGATATATTTCCTTAAATGGTTAATTATGTGTTATGGATGTGATTTATATTGGTAGAAGTTAATGCCGGTAACTGTTCTGTTCCAGAGCAcatgatataaattttaataacatGATATGAGCCTGCAATTGCTGAAAACCATCTACATGACATTTTTTCAGTTTGTGTTGTTTTCACATGCAAAAATTATAATCAAGTTTTTAGGATGGTCTCATGTCTGATACATTTTCATCTGGTGCCCTATTCTTGTAAAGGCTGCTTCCATGTTGCTGCTTTCCTTGACCTTCACTTGGAAGGTCCTGGCACCATATTCTGGCACCCTTGCTGTTCTTGGGACTGTTTGGTAAGATACTGATTCTGCTTGCTATATTAGGAAAAGTTCTTTTGGTGTTTGGGTTTTAATCTTTTTGTGGCTTGTGAAATAAATGTCTTTTATCTCATAACGCAGCTATGTGTTGTCCTTTTCACTTGGTGCTGGTCCTGTGCCTGCTCTTCTTTTGCCAGAGATATTTGCCTCCAGAATCAGAGCAAAAGCAGTTGCTTTATCCTTGGGCATGCATTGGGTAAGTCTATGGAAGAAAACTTTACTATTATTCGTGAATGGTAATATTATGACCAATTAATTTTGTTGGAAAGTTGTTATTTTGCTTTTTATCGCTGCATTTAGAATCTAGTTATGAAAGAGGAAAGCAAGACATAAATTCGTCAAATCTTTCAATTGactgaataataaaacatttccaTGACATATAATCACTAGTCCATTCCATTCATGATAGGGAAATGCTTACTATGATTGGTTTTCTTTGGTAACAGATCTCGAATTTTTTCATCGGTCTTTATTTCTTGAGCGTTGTAAACAAGTTTGGGATCAGCACCGTGTATTTGGGGTTTGCAGCCATTTGCGTTCTCGCTGTATTGTACATAGCTGTTAATGTTGTGGAAACGAAGGGAAGATCCTTGGAGGAAATAGAGCGTGCTCTGAACCCTGCAATTTGATTTGGGTTTTTGTCGAAAGTGGCTGTGGTAATAATTTCGTTGCGGTTCATTATTGACCTTAAGATGGGGTAGTACCTTTTTCCCGTTTTTTGGAAGGTTTCTTTGTTCTACTGAGATAATGGCCCAATGGGGCATGTTTGCCTGTCAACCCTTCAAATGTTAAATCAGCGATTCAGCGGTAACCAGCTTTGAGAGAACCACCTTTGTTGTGTAACTTAGGATCAGAATTGGGGCAACAGTAATTTATGTAGCTGGGGCTGAATGATAAATTTCCCTAAGATTTTTACCATATGGTTCTTGGCCTTGCAACGAATTTTACGTTACATGGCTGCTTATCACATCTAAATTCTTGAAATATATGTAATTATTTTCTAGATAAGTTTTTCAGGTTGATGATAAATCTTTTGATCAAGACGGCAGGGTATCCCACTGCCCACTGCAGACAAATGAACTTCAGATTAGGCATCATCAAGACACTGCCCGGAATTTGGAAGCAGTTGAGATTCTTTGTCGTATGGAACAACATCAAGTTTGTCCCGAGTTTTCTTTCCCAACAATTCTCCTGGTTAATGCAGCAATTTAAACTTACCAGAGCCAAAATAATGGGAATTCCCTCTCTAACCCCCATAAATATGGTAAACCCCGGCGCATTATCAAACACTGTTGATCCATGCAGGGTGCTAACTTAAATATGAACGATGCACTGCTTGCACATTACAATACCATAATAACTATCCAAAATCATGGCGCCAACATAActtcattatttaaaattcaagagTTATTGTTTCCGAGGATGAATAACACCAAGCAGTTGGATAAATTGTGAAAAATATTGTATCACAAATTGATTTTGAAAAGGTGTTGCTCATATGGAAGCGTTAcatccttttattcttttgggTTCCTCTGATAAAGGGGTATCACTGTTTTATCACCTACTACTGCCGAAATACTAAAATGGAGCAGGTGATCACAGGAGATCAAACATTGCTTGGTTCAAAGTCATCCTATGCTCATGTCATCTCAGCATGCAAAGAAATTCAACACAACCAGCCTCAAAAAGCCTTAGCCTTCTCTCTTCTAGTAGAGAGAGAATTTTTCGGTGGTTTTCATCTCTAATGCTTCAGGCCTTTCTTTCTGCCATAACGTCGGCTTTTTCTGCTCCCTGTGGGGCAGGGGGAGCTTCCTCCTCCTACACTATCCACCATCGGGTGGGCTGTAGATATTTGTTTTTGGGTTTCTCGAAAGATTGAGGCTCATTTTAAGAGAGATTTGTTTGATCTGCCTGTTTTTTTATAAGGGTGCTTGTTTGTGCTTTGCATGTTGCTTTTGTTCTTCCTTCTTACTAGTGACCCACTGTGGCTGATGGATCTACTAGCACCGCGTCTTGATGACTTGCCTCTCATCGGCGTTTTGGAGTTTTTGCTACTTTCTCTAGAACACTTACAACAACTTCTGAATTGCTTCGGTCCCTGGAGCTCTGCCTCTCCATCCTCTTCAAGTCAACCCAGCTCTATGTTTCTAGCGCAACAACTCAATCTGTCTTCCTCTGCTGGAGCTGATAGCATCATCTGGGGTTTCCTTTGGGTTTGGTTCACTTTTTTGGTATCCTGTGTGGCATCTCCTTTCAAGATGAATCCCTTGCTGCTCTATTCTCTCTATTGTTTGAAGAGTCTCCGACGACTCTTAGCTGGAGGGCCATGTGGCGCTAAGAGCTTCGGTTCCTTGTCTTCACGGGTTGCTCTCTTATGGAGTCAGAGTCCCGCAACTCTAGGATTTGATTTTCATGGCCTGGGTTTCTTTCCTTGGACCTGGTTGTGGGGCTTTGTATGGGTGCCAGATATTCTGGCATTGGCcttatattttttctaattttaatgaaattttctatctttgacaaaaaaaaaaaaaaaaaaaaaaaacacaatcaGCCTCAAAGAACTTTTTGCTCATTGTTTAACAAGAGCAACTTTCAAAGTAGAGAAAGCAGGATTTTCATGTGCATCATGATATTTACACGAGAAATAAATTATAcgtttaataagaaaaaaaagaccgttaaaaaaaaatccatgtCAAATTTAGCAGCATTAATGTTGACGTCAAAAGGGCGTAGATGGAGtcataaagaaaagaaaagcacaAAAGCACGTGaacattttcaaaattattaaatgcTAAAAGTGAACTCTTAAAATCTCAAATCAACTCATTTTCGTTAAATTTAAGTCCAAAAATTAGTTTAAGAAAAAAATGACAAAAACTCTAGCACATTACTTCCATATTTTATCATtgtgaaatttaatatatatttttaccttaaaaattatacttatattaaaatataaatattcataaaaaactcaatattgaataataaattctaataccatatttttaatagttaaatttattctaaatttaatcGTTTACAATTCGGCAcctatatatatttcataaaataaccTTTAGAGAATTATTGCATAAACTTTCCATTCGAGTAGCATTTCCATTTAAATACTGCTAcaatttagtttaaattataaaatgagtcgaattgaaattgaattaattaaatttaaaataaaatattaattttaaattataattttaaattagaagTTTGGTTATGATCTCCTCTTCAATTAATtagaattgaaattaaattgaaattaattgacTCAAATTgaaaatctaatttaattttaattcaatttttataaatgtattaatttcAATTccattaaattatcatttataaaCTTTATTTGACTATAAATATTTAGACACTGTAGAGAGATGCATGTGCAAGCATGAAGCATGTTGATATTAAAAATCAGTGCATACAAAAAAGTATGCGCAAGCATACAAAGACACTGGTTAAAATATTGGAATTCCAACTTGGATTTCTGAATCTTAAATCACGTGAATGTCATGTGGGTGGGTCCATGTCACGTGGATCTTATATATGTAGTGTGTAGCTCCTATAAAATGCATGTTGTTGTACGTAATTATTGGAGAGCAAAATCAGTTACAGCATTTTCATTTCCACAATTTGAAGCTTATAGCCAAATAAAGTCTATAAATggtaatttaattattgttatcacatttaacaattttttattaatttttcaattatatcaattttaaatgtattaaattttattaaatactaaaaattttttttttgaaaataaaataaaattaaaaaaattataataattaatttacctattattattgtataaaaaagtaaaataaataattattttaaaataatttaaaaaataataaaaattatgggatgtggaaaatatttattttgtacgGAGTGAATTTTTATGAAGTAGGTAGTTAATTTATTTTGGACAGaagagtttaaaaaaataaattaaaatttttaattaactttttgtACAGATCAATCAAGGAgtgaagcttttttttttttttttgaaatggcaaGGAGTGAAGTTATAATGTTTTAAactatttttgtaaaattaatttaaatttttataaaatacagggaataatttttataaatataaattataataacaattttaattaagtcgaatttaattacaaattaagaattttaaatttaaataaattataaaattaattaaaatatgtaaataatatttagtagagtagaatttgattttgaaataccaatttaattaatcaatcaAGTTAAATATTCTAAatcctatttttttattttatcaattaaaaaaattaatcattaaaCTTAACTATTTTTATTCCAGAGGATTACATTATTTTTCTACTTTTCCCttaatagaaaatatatatgattattttaacAGATTTAAAATTGCATTGATATttatagaataaattatttttatatttctaaaatatatcaaaattaacacaaataattttctatttttaaaaattcaatgatttaacattatattttgattttaatccTGGGTTTACATTGAAAAATAATGTTTTGTATGACCATCGgtttcttaatttaattttttaaaataaattattacttgttaaaattaaaatataaaaattaaaatatatttattttcttaaaaaataaaggtATTTTATTAAGAGATTAAAGTCTAGTACAATCAGATTAAGGCGGTTCCTAagacccctaaaacatcaaatCCCAAAGAAGCGCCCGTTAGAAGAAACAGACCCACATTCAAGTGGAGGGAAATTACAGAAGAAACCTTGAAAGTGAGATAGAATTGCTGGCGGACTCCTGGAAAACATAGGACAtctatttctaaaaaaatttctctcttttcaaatggagagagaaaaatatGTGTTAGGAactaaaatattgaattttaaaaataaaaaaatatagatattagttttaatatattataggGATGTAAAAGTAATTTTACTGCGAATAATGCGAGTGGTGTCTAGCCTCTATTGTTAATCACTCTCTTGTGAGCTttgacaaataaaaaaaaaaaaaaaatctcttctGGGTTTTACGTTTGCTTCTGACTGAGACCCAGACCAGAGTACACTCGCTTCTCTCTCATTCTCCGCCTCCAATAAACCATCGCTGCTGGCAATATTTCCACCTCTAAAGCGCCgactcctctttttttttttttcttttttttttccttttctcaatCGTCGGCTATAATTCGCCGGAGGAGTCGAAAGTCGGTTATCCATGGAGGACAAGTATCTGCAGCTTTTCTTGGATGAGACCTCGTTATATAACGACATTGTGCTGGGCCATCTGCTGCCTTCCAGCTGGTGGGTCTCACTTCCTCGCTTTATCCAGACGTGGCTCCGTAACTACATTGCTGGAACCCTTCTCTACTTTATCTCTGGTTTCCTCTGGTGCTTTTACATTTATTACTTGAAGCGCAACGTGTATCTCCCTAAAGGTATGCGATATTTTATTCAGATTGATTGCTTACTAGTTCACTTGTTGAAATTTGAATCTTGGGTTTCTTTTGATTTGCTATCTGTTTATGATTGGTCGTGGCCTTGTTATGAGTATGAATTTTTTTCCtgggttttattttttttaatcttatttttggTTTAAAGATTTATTGCTTTTTCAGATGTAGGAACCGGGATTTGTATTCTTAGGCGCTTCTAATTGATGGATATATGTAATTTGATTctcattttgtttttttttccccttttcttttatctttttacGATATTTTTAGTTCATTCATTTATTTGACTTTCATAGTATTTGTAGCCTTTTCTGTGCCTGATGAGTAACCGGCTTGATCTCTTGTTGATTTCAATGTGGATCTGATTCTTgtttattgatattattattaccACTTATTCTACTTGGtttctttaatttaatatcGGTCGGATTTTGCTTGTTGAGCTTATTGTGATCTGTATTTGCATGCTCGAAGGTTTGATATTTTGATGCATTAGCAATTTCTTTGAATTTCTGGAAAATTCTATCTGTAGTGTATTTCTTATGTTTATTTGTCAAATTTGTTAACTTTCATTTGAGAAACCGTGTCAAAAGTGTCCGCAGTAGTTCTTTTTCATTCTAAAATTATAAGCAAGACtactatttgaaattttatgttCTCTTTACTGAAATTTATACTTGTTTCAGAGTATAGTTGATGGCAATATATTGTTCTAGCTATTCATTTTCTGCATCATGTCatatttttgtttttctctttctgttttatatctttatttatttgtcTATTTTTTGATCcattttgagaatttttaaGTTGATTGATGAGTACAGTATGCTTAATAtgcattttcttttccttttgttttagTTTAATCGAAAACTTCTTTTCCTTTATCTGTCAAAGGATGATTCGTCTGGCTGAAATAATCTCTTTACCTTATCTATTTCAGCTAGTGTCACTTCTCTCCACAATATGAATGTTAAATTGGAATCTTTGACAACGAGAGATCAGACAAGTTTGATATGACTATAAATACTGATGGTTCAATCTTTGatcttatttcattaattttatgataTGCTTGGCAGTGATGTTGGCTTCTGATTTCCCTAGTGTATTGGTATGAGATAATGTTGGGTCCTAAAGGTAGTTATTGTTATGTTAAAGATTCACTGTCATTTTGAAAATTACTGCTTTATTCCTCAAGAGCATATATATCAACTAAGGAACACTTGTTGCCTTTGTATGCATACCACCAATTAAACACAGTGCAAGTTTTTCCTTTCTTTGCTTGTAGACACACAGTTATCTTGTATCATTCTTACACATTGATTGCTACTTTCTAAGCAAGATTTGAATAATGTCATTACACTGATTGTTACTTGTTAAGCGATATTTGAATAATGTCATTGTGTCTGTTGACTATTGAACCGTTCAATTGCCATACttgttatttaatttcaaaaggTTATGATTACTATTTTCTTTCCCATAGATATGACT
The Manihot esculenta cultivar AM560-2 chromosome 1, M.esculenta_v8, whole genome shotgun sequence genome window above contains:
- the LOC110631298 gene encoding plastidic glucose transporter 4; the protein is MQASVYSVKGITTGISVGSQPRNRRRLLAAGGLSGGFRKSSSLSVSVSSFNYSSCMRSRITFCGLRPAETVSMGTELVRTAFSRSRLVKALSSEGDIEEAAPIHPQRKSTGTVLPFVGIACLGAILFGYHLAVVNGALEYLAKDLGIAENTVLQGWIVSTLLAGATVGSFTGGALADKLGRTRTFQLDAIPLIIGAFLCTTAQSVQTMIIGRLLAGVGIGISSAIVPLYISEISPTEIRGALGSVNQLFICIGILLALVAGLPLAGNPLWWRTMFGIAAVPSILLALGMAFSPESPRWLFQQGKISEAEKSIRTLYGKERVAEVMQDLAVGGQGSAEPEAGWFDLFSSRYWKVVSVGVALFFFQQMAGINAVVYYSTAVFRSVGIASDVAASALVGASNVFGTTVASSLMDRQGRKSLLITSFFGMAASMLLLSLTFTWKVLAPYSGTLAVLGTVCYVLSFSLGAGPVPALLLPEIFASRIRAKAVALSLGMHWISNFFIGLYFLSVVNKFGISTVYLGFAAICVLAVLYIAVNVVETKGRSLEEIERALNPAI